Below is a genomic region from Culicoides brevitarsis isolate CSIRO-B50_1 chromosome 2, AGI_CSIRO_Cbre_v1, whole genome shotgun sequence.
CAAATCGAGGCTTACCAGCtaattccatttaattttttgcagagTTATCCGCCATCAAGGGCAGCGGAAACGGATTCTCGCATCGCTCGGCAATGCAGTTTGGAGCTCGTTACTTGCCCGTCGTGCCAAATCCGGATTTCGCTGAGTCAGTCGAACATCACGTCGAATTGCGTGGATGAGCATGACGATCACATCTTGATTTTTGAGAGTCCGTATGATCCAACGTTGTCGGGAACGAGGATTTGTGCGACAAATTCGAGTTTTGTGACAACCACGAGGACTGTGACGATACGGTTTGTGTTTCAGAGGAATTATACACACGCGTTCACCTTGGAGTATTATGCGGAAAGTAAGTTTCAATGTCGACCGATAATCCgctttgtggattttttgcattaatttttatcgtattttgaatcgatttggaattttttttaatttttcattaaaaaaattgtggaaaactcggaaaagtcagaaaatttcatgaatttcccaaaaaaaattaaaaattttaaaaaaattacgtcaaactgttgaaaaaatcaacaaattaaaaaaaaattaaatttaaaaaatatgtgaaaatttttagattttccggaaaattttaggaatttcccaaaaaattaaaaacataaaaaatttcttcaaattgttataaaaaaaattaacattgacgtttaaaattatcaaaaatttgtgaaaaattaaaaattttccggaaaattgtgaaaaatcatgagtttttcctaaaattttcggaaaaattgtgaaaaatcttaagtttttcctgaatttttccgaaaacgatggaaaacttcaaaatttttcgcatttgttcaagatacattttaaataaatgacttcattgaacatgaaaaatcatggaaatttagtaaattttccggaaaaacttggaaaactcttggaaaatttttaaattttatttttttttcttttcagaaaaCACTCAAACCTTCTTTGCTGAGCCAAGTGACACTTTAACAGCTGCTGAATCCAACCAAACTATCATCACGTCGCCATTTTTTCCCGCCCTTTACCCACGTGACTACACTGTCGAATACAATTTCACTTGCTTAACTCCATCTTGTCGCATTCACATCATTTTCAGCGATTTTCTCATCTCGACCGCAAGTTCTCTTGAGCTTTACGACAGCAATGGCGATCAAATCGAAGTCATCACAGGAATTGTCGCTCGTCCTCGTCCCATAATCAGTACAAACTCGACTTTACTGCTTCGTTTTTACGCAAATGGCGGCACTGGATTGGGATATCGAGCAGCTGTCAAGTTTATTAACGAAGATCTCTTGAATGAAACAGCTTTGCATCCCATCACGGACTGTGGCGGGCTCGTTGATACCTTTGGCGGGGCAATAACGATGATGAAAATGCTGCAAAATGAAACAGAGCCGAAATTGTACGATTGTATTTGGTTAATTAGGCCTCCGAATACTTACATGCACCTGAAAACGCATTTAATGTTGAAAGTTGATGCTTTTGAGAAGATGGCAGGACCCTCGGAATTGGTTATTAGGCAAGGATTGACATCAGATAAGCCGGAAATTGAAGGAATTCTGTTCCCAGCgagaaatttgaatgaatcgAATGTTGTTGTGCCATTGTCAACTGGGTTTTATGTGCATCTGAGAGGCGTTTTTGGCATAGATTCGAGATTGGCGATCATTTATACGGTTTTTAGTTATATgagtaagttttaaatttaattttatttgatcccagtgaacattttgaatttttaacccaatgcatatttttgatttttacccaatgcacatttttaaattttacccttacacattttataaacttttccctgtgcatattttgagttttcaacaaaaaaaaattaatttttaagttaattttttttgatatattttgaccttatacaaattttaaaattttgacccaaagcacattttaaatatttaacccgatgcacatttttgactttcaatattttcaactttgacttaaagcatttttgttatttttaatccaaaaaaaaaaaacattttaaattttcgacctAATGCACACTTTgaatatttgattgaaaatttttgaaaatttcgacccaatgcacacttaatgattttttcctaatgcatattttgaatttttcaacaaaaaatattttcaattttttgctccaacagtttttaaattattatcccaatagatattcaaaaatttttgacccaatacacattttaaaattttgacccaatgcacattttaaaaattttcaaagcattttttgcgaaattttgactttttgagcATAAATTTATGAGTTATTCATACCAAAATTTCTTCCATAGATTGCTTTTTGGGCTCCGAATTCCTTTGTGAGAACCATCGATGCATTCCCGTGCAACTTCATTGTGATGGATTTGATCATTGCGGCGATAGAAGTGACGAACCTGATTCCTGTGACGTTGGTAAATCTcctaaatttcaacttttctcatcaaattctttaaaaattttgtattttttcagaatGGGCTGCCGAACCCATCGATCGTCGTTGGTACGTTCACACCCCAAACTACTGGTTTCCCAAAATCGATCGTTATCCAGACCTAAAAACAGCAACTATGATCTTCATCATGAGCACAATGGGTCTTCTGACGTTAATTTCGTGTCTCATTGTGCTTCTGTACAAAACTGGCGCTCGTGCTCGTGAACAACGCGAACTCCAAAGTCAATTGCAGACAATTTCTGAGCTTctggacaacaacaacatccgCGGCGATGAACCAATTGACGAGCCTCCAACGTACGAAGCGCCTCCGGAATACGACGAAGTCATAAAACTCGGGCTTGAGGAAGAAATTCAACGAAATTCGCATGGAAGGCGATCCGGGAGAAAAAGTCGACTTCAAATAAATCGAGCTACTTTGAGAAATTCGACGTCGTCATCCATTGAGATTGTCAATAACATTCAACAAAACTCTTCTGACGCGCATCCTTCGAGTTCGAGTCCTTCAAATTCGGAAATGGAACGTTGTCAGCACATTTCCCGCTTACGGGAAGAACTTGagggaaatgattttttcgcaGCGACATCGAGAATCGGTAagtttctgaagaaaaaaaaataaaaattttcgtaaaattgacatttttcacttCAAGATGTTACAAATACCATTAACAGACCGTCGACTAGCCAAACTACAGAAGCGCCTTCGACAACGCAGCAGCAACAAGTACAGGCAAATAATTGGAGTCCGCCACCAATGTACGTTGCGGGGATACAGGGCACGTTGTTCAATGCAGCAAACAACATCGCAACGACTGGCAACGAGAATGAATCGTCTCCCGTAAATCCAAATGTTTCGATTTCTGTGTCGATGTCACGGCAGGAGTCTATTGAttgtaagtaaatattttaaaaattattttttttattaaaaattaaaaaattgttaaaattttaaattaaaataaattaaataaaaaataaagtaataaattaattaa
It encodes:
- the LOC134830827 gene encoding uncharacterized protein LOC134830827, whose protein sequence is MNYFTNAAKNCLVLVFCVNLINFTSANVVRPFRNTDICGKYNNHRVYLELHEKGILKAENVTHFRTSYPPSRAAETDSRIARQCSLELVTCPSCQIRISLSQSNITSNCVDEHDDHILIFESPYDPTLSGTRICATNSSFVTTTRTVTIRFVFQRNYTHAFTLEYYAEKNTQTFFAEPSDTLTAAESNQTIITSPFFPALYPRDYTVEYNFTCLTPSCRIHIIFSDFLISTASSLELYDSNGDQIEVITGIVARPRPIISTNSTLLLRFYANGGTGLGYRAAVKFINEDLLNETALHPITDCGGLVDTFGGAITMMKMLQNETEPKLYDCIWLIRPPNTYMHLKTHLMLKVDAFEKMAGPSELVIRQGLTSDKPEIEGILFPARNLNESNVVVPLSTGFYVHLRGVFGIDSRLAIIYTVFSYMNCFLGSEFLCENHRCIPVQLHCDGFDHCGDRSDEPDSCDVEWAAEPIDRRWYVHTPNYWFPKIDRYPDLKTATMIFIMSTMGLLTLISCLIVLLYKTGARAREQRELQSQLQTISELLDNNNIRGDEPIDEPPTYEAPPEYDEVIKLGLEEEIQRNSHGRRSGRKSRLQINRATLRNSTSSSIEIVNNIQQNSSDAHPSSSSPSNSEMERCQHISRLREELEGNDFFAATSRIDVTNTINRPSTSQTTEAPSTTQQQQVQANNWSPPPMYVAGIQGTLFNAANNIATTGNENESSPVNPNVSISVSMSRQESIDSSTWIDSSTTQQHCFIIQKTDSKTTFSKTSSIDSVDLAHVKEIGAYLLRYDSLPETLLHSTNTSSSTLSSSTPPRISSTEVFHQCIHSTSDQDKEKFFHQNCTSVPGFFFCVNCGGNFAFQYINSSGSLGALPNPMQSQNVGNASISAPNVNSNQKLCNCVLNQSFSQQIPEQNIPKSQSADQLMTVRHENEEMETAKSETGISGEEESTERCESGV